A portion of the Carassius auratus strain Wakin unplaced genomic scaffold, ASM336829v1 scaf_tig00217694, whole genome shotgun sequence genome contains these proteins:
- the LOC113102203 gene encoding fibrous sheath-interacting protein 1-like, whose translation MEVSAGDVCRTLEIITARADPQVSEEESSGCSAEKLLTDQVSVDRMDITKGFLDDISRPASSEIRRLSRDGPRSLEVLSPDVTHAEQVHRDTTDLTAENSSDQEESDEENEDPELREAIKKMKRLDRVLALKASAEREVKQRGRQQHQRLWQELQTAGLRMSSNETDNTRRFLALTPDN comes from the exons ATGGAGGTTTCTGCGGGTGATGTGTGTCGGACCCTGGAGATCATCACAGCACGAGCG GATCCACAGGTTTCTGAGGAGGAGAGCAGCGGCTGTTCGGCGGAGAAACTGCTCACTGATCAAG TGTCTGTGGACCGGATGGACATCACAAAGGGGTTTCTGGACGATATCTCTCGGCCGGCCTCCAGTGAGATCAGAAGATTGAGTCGAGATGGGCCCAGATCTCTGGAGGTGCTCAGTCCTGACGTCACACACGCCGAG CAGGTTCACCGGGACACGACTGATCTTACCGCAGAAAACAGCTCTGATCAAG AAGAGTCCGATGAAGAGAATGAAGATCCGGAGTTGAGAGAAGCCATAAAGAAGATGAAGAGGCTGGACCGTGTTCTGGCTCTCAAGGCGTCAGCGGAGAGAGAGGTGAAGCAGAGAGGAAGACAGCAGCACCAGAGACTGTGGCAGGAGCTCCAG ACCGCCGGTCTCAGGATGAGCAGCAACGAGACGGACAACACCAGACGCTTTCTAGCACTGACACCCGACAACT